The stretch of DNA TGAGAAAATGGCTTACGATGGCTGTCTCCTAATACCACCAAAAAACAGCACGGATTTAGCAACTGTAGTCACGACAGACACAAACTTTGGTTGGCGGAAGAGACAGTGGTCGAGGGGCTTTTGAGAAAGCCGAGCCGGGATTTAGAGATACACGCAAACGCATGGAGGCACCGCGTGCACAAGCTTTTTGTAGCAGGGATTGACAACGTCTTGGGAGCGAATCTGGCGGCGGAACTGGCCGACCGATTTGATGTTTTCGGACTGTCATTAGGCGATCCTATCTCAATTTCCGGGTGCCGCACGGCCCTCTGTGAAATACAAGATGCCGAATCGATCCGGAAATGGATGTCAGTCGAACAGCCTGATTGGCTTGTCGTCTGCGGTCCCGCGGCGAACTCCTCATGGAATTCCGATCACGACGACGACCCCGGCAGTGACGCCATTCACGCCATGCGGCACTGGGCAACCGCTGCCCAAGCAGTTGGCTGTGAATTCACCGTCATCTCCTCCGACGGCGTCTTCCGCGGACCATGGATGTTCCATGACGAACAAGCTGACCATTACTGCGATAGTTCCATCGCCCGCACTATTCGTGCGATCGAAACTGAAGCGACCGACAATTGCGACCGGACTTTGATTGTCCGAACCAATGCCTACGGTTGGTCACCATCGAGCGCAGCCCCCGGTTTTGTGGAATCAATTCTACATGCCATCGAAGAGGGTGATGCCTGCAAACTCGA from Symmachiella dynata encodes:
- a CDS encoding sugar nucleotide-binding protein; its protein translation is MHKLFVAGIDNVLGANLAAELADRFDVFGLSLGDPISISGCRTALCEIQDAESIRKWMSVEQPDWLVVCGPAANSSWNSDHDDDPGSDAIHAMRHWATAAQAVGCEFTVISSDGVFRGPWMFHDEQADHYCDSSIARTIRAIETEATDNCDRTLIVRTNAYGWSPSSAAPGFVESILHAIEEGDACKLDCIRHATPILANDLAEILEQAFEKRLDGLFHIPGAERTNPFAFARRLADQFGHTDVHIAADDWRTQGGRMFGQGETSLRSTSIREALGVAPPMLIEGIRRLHAQWENGYCERFGAAQTLVHEKVA